The candidate division WOR-3 bacterium nucleotide sequence CGTGGGCATAGACCCGTGTCGTCTTTCGGATATATTTTTTGTATAACGGATGCTGAACAAATCTTTGAAATTCAACAACCACTGTTTTTTGCATTTTATCACTCACTACCACACCCACCTTAGTTTTGCGCATCATTCTCCTTTCTTTGTCTTACCCTTGGTAGGAATTGCTTTTGATTGAATCAACTTTCTGATACCTAATTCATCCTCATGCAGCAGGGTCTTTATCCGGGCAATATCCTTTTTTATCGTGCGCAGTCGGAGGGGATTAGGCAGTTGCTGGGTTGCATGCCGGACACGGAGGTTAAATAATTCCCGATATAATCCGTTGAGCATTTCAATCAATTCTGCACGCGATTTCTCTCTCAGTTCATAAACCTTCATATTTCACTCCTTCATCTCTTTTTACAAATTTCGTCTTTATTGGCAGTTTACTCGCAGCGATACGTAGTATTTCCCGGGCTTCCTCATCAGGTATCCCTTCCAGTTCGAAGAGAATACGACCGGGTTTGACCACGCTCACCCAGAACTCGGGTGCACCCTTTCCTTTTCCCATTCTTGTCTCCGCAGGTTTTTTGGTCACCGGCTTATCCGGAAAAATCCTTATCCAGACCTTAGCGCCTTTTTTTACGCTATGGGTGATTGCTACCCGCGCCGCCTCTATCTGGCGGGCGGTAATCCATGCCGGTTCCAGAGCCATCAAGCCATATTCCCCAAAGACGATGGAATTGCCGCTGGTCGCCTTGCCTTTCCTCCGGCCACGCTGTTGTTTACGATATTTAACTTTTTTTGGTTCTAACATTACTGGATATCTCCTTTATAAATCCACACCTTTACTCCCACGGTACCGTAGATGGTGAAAGCAGTAGCCCGCGCGAAATCGATATCCGCTTTTATCGTCTGTAAAGGAACCCGTCCTTCCCGATACCACTCAGTACGTGCAATCTCCGCACCACCCAATCTTCCTCCGCAACTTACCTTGATGCCTTTGGCACCAATCTTCATCGCCGAAATGACCGAACGTTTCATAGCCCGGCGATGAGAAATCCTCTGCTCAATCTGGCGGGCAATATTCTGTGCCACCAGGCTGGCATCAAGCTCTGGGATGCGGACCTCTTCAATATTAATAACTACTTCGCTTTTGATCAAACTCTTGATTTCCTCATGGAGCTTTTTAATCTCTTCACCACCCTTACCAATGATCTTGCCTGGCTGGGCAGTATGAATGGTAATGATTACCTTATTGGAAACCCGTTTAATAACGATACTGGAAACCATGCAATCTGCAAGTCGCTTACTCAAATACCGGCGGATATTAAAATCCTCGACAACGAGTTTTGGATAGGAAAGTTCATCAAACCACTTTGATTTCCAATCTTTGGTTATCCCCAGTCGAAAACCTATTGGATGTGTTTTCTGTCCCATTACGCTCCTTTCTTAACCTGAATTGGTTTATAAGATTCAACAATAATCTTAATATGACAGGTAGGCCGTTTAATTATTGCTGGCCGACCCCGGAATCCAGGTCGGAGTCGCTTGTATCTTGGGCCATCATTTACTACAGCTTCTTTTACATACAATTCTTTGTCCTCAACCCGCACAGAACCGACTTTATCCTTCAAATTTGCTACCGCTGAATTCAATGTCTTAAGCACCGGGATTTTGGTGCGGGAATGATAGAATTCAAGTATCGCACGTGCTTCAGGAACGGCCTTGCCTTTTATTGCCCTCAATATCTTCCTCACCTTCAGAGGCGAAGCTCGTTCGTAACGTTTAACTGCCCGTGCCATCATTTTTCTGACTCCCTTTCTCTTTCTGCCTTTCGAGTACCGGAATGAGCACGGAAGGTCCGGGTAGGGGCAAACTCACCAAGTTTATGTCCCACCATCCTTTCGGTGATGTAAACCGGAATGAACCGGTTGCCATTATGGACCGCGATCGTAAATCCTACAAATTCCGGTGGAATCGTGGAGTCTCGTGCCCAGGTTTTAATCACCTTTTTTTCTTTGGTTTCAATGAGTTTCAATATTTTTTTCAGGAGTTTCTGGTCTACATAAGGACCTTTTTTTAAGGAACGGGACATTACTTTCTCCTTTTTAGAATGAACTTATCCGAAACCTTTTTCTTCTTCCGCGTCTTTTTGCCTTTGGTCAACCAGCCCCAGGGAGATGTGGGATGTCTACCTCCATGGGCCCTACCTTCACCACCACCTAATGGATGGTCAATCGGATTCATCGCTACTCCTCGCACATAAGGTCTTATGCCCATATGTCTTGTTCTGCCTGCCTTACCGATAGAAACACTGGAATGGAGAGCATTGGAAACCCGACCAATTGTTGCCCGGCACCGCAAATCAATCAAACGCACCTCACCCGATGGAAGTTTGATATGAGCATACTTCCCTTCTTTCGCAAGAATCTGACATGAGAGTCCAGCACTACGCACGAGTTCACCACCTTTTTTCGGTGCCAGTTCCACATTGTGAATCTCCACCCCCAGCGGAATATTACTCAGGGGTAAACAATTGCCAATCTTGATCGGTACATCTTCACCGGAAATCACCGTATCGCCAACATTGAGCCCCTCCGGACAAATGATGTATCTTTTTTCACCATCCTGGTAAGTCAAAAGGGCAATGAGAGCACTCCGATTTGGGTCGTACTCGATGGCACTCACCACAGCAGGAACATTGTCTTTATCTCTTTTGAAATCAATTATCCTTATCTTTTTATGGTGTCCACCCCCACGATGGCGGGCGGTGATCCGCCCCAGATTGTTTCGTCCGCCGCTCTTCTTTTCAGAAATAACAAGACTCTTTTCTGGCTCGGTTTTGGTGATCGGTGGAACATTGACCGTATAGAAACGGCGACCTGGGGTTAGGGGACGATATACTCTGATACCCATTTTATACACCCTCGACTATCTCAATTTTCTGTCCTGGTTTGATCCAGACCGATGCTTTTTTATAACCAGGACGATAACCTTCAGACCGTCCCAAACGACGCAATTTGCCACGGAAGTTTGCAGTCCGCACTTCCAGAACATTGACTCCAAAAAGCTTTTCTACCGCATCCTTGATCATGCGTTTGTTCGCTTTCTTGGCTACAACAAATTGATAACAATTCAGTTCCCTTAAACGGTCGGCTTT carries:
- the rpsQ gene encoding 30S ribosomal protein S17: MMRKTKVGVVVSDKMQKTVVVEFQRFVQHPLYKKYIRKTTRVYAHDENNECKVGDKVLIEETRPLSKLKRWRVLRKLS
- the rpmC gene encoding 50S ribosomal protein L29 is translated as MKVYELREKSRAELIEMLNGLYRELFNLRVRHATQQLPNPLRLRTIKKDIARIKTLLHEDELGIRKLIQSKAIPTKGKTKKGE
- the rplP gene encoding 50S ribosomal protein L16, which gives rise to MLEPKKVKYRKQQRGRRKGKATSGNSIVFGEYGLMALEPAWITARQIEAARVAITHSVKKGAKVWIRIFPDKPVTKKPAETRMGKGKGAPEFWVSVVKPGRILFELEGIPDEEAREILRIAASKLPIKTKFVKRDEGVKYEGL
- the rpsC gene encoding 30S ribosomal protein S3, producing MGQKTHPIGFRLGITKDWKSKWFDELSYPKLVVEDFNIRRYLSKRLADCMVSSIVIKRVSNKVIITIHTAQPGKIIGKGGEEIKKLHEEIKSLIKSEVVINIEEVRIPELDASLVAQNIARQIEQRISHRRAMKRSVISAMKIGAKGIKVSCGGRLGGAEIARTEWYREGRVPLQTIKADIDFARATAFTIYGTVGVKVWIYKGDIQ
- a CDS encoding uL22 family ribosomal protein gives rise to the protein MARAVKRYERASPLKVRKILRAIKGKAVPEARAILEFYHSRTKIPVLKTLNSAVANLKDKVGSVRVEDKELYVKEAVVNDGPRYKRLRPGFRGRPAIIKRPTCHIKIIVESYKPIQVKKGA
- the rpsS gene encoding 30S ribosomal protein S19 yields the protein MSRSLKKGPYVDQKLLKKILKLIETKEKKVIKTWARDSTIPPEFVGFTIAVHNGNRFIPVYITERMVGHKLGEFAPTRTFRAHSGTRKAERERESEK
- the rplB gene encoding 50S ribosomal protein L2, yielding MGIRVYRPLTPGRRFYTVNVPPITKTEPEKSLVISEKKSGGRNNLGRITARHRGGGHHKKIRIIDFKRDKDNVPAVVSAIEYDPNRSALIALLTYQDGEKRYIICPEGLNVGDTVISGEDVPIKIGNCLPLSNIPLGVEIHNVELAPKKGGELVRSAGLSCQILAKEGKYAHIKLPSGEVRLIDLRCRATIGRVSNALHSSVSIGKAGRTRHMGIRPYVRGVAMNPIDHPLGGGEGRAHGGRHPTSPWGWLTKGKKTRKKKKVSDKFILKRRK
- the rplW gene encoding 50S ribosomal protein L23 is translated as MRPEQIIIRPIITEKADRLRELNCYQFVVAKKANKRMIKDAVEKLFGVNVLEVRTANFRGKLRRLGRSEGYRPGYKKASVWIKPGQKIEIVEGV